A window from Musa acuminata AAA Group cultivar baxijiao unplaced genomic scaffold, Cavendish_Baxijiao_AAA HiC_scaffold_584, whole genome shotgun sequence encodes these proteins:
- the LOC135661959 gene encoding photosystem I P700 chlorophyll a apoprotein A2, giving the protein MALRFPRFSQGLAQDPTTRRIWFGIATAHDFESHDDITEERLYQNIFASHFGQLAIIFLWTSGNLFHVAWQGNFESWIQDPLHVRPIAHAIWDPHFGQPAVEAFTRGGATGPVNIAYSGVYQWWYTIGLRTNEDLYTGALFLLFLSAISLIAGWLHLQPKWKPSVSWFKNAESRLNHHLSGLFGVSSLAWTGHLVHVAIPGSRGQYVRWNNFLDVLPYPQGLGPLFTGQWNLYAQNPDSSSHLFGTSQGTGTAILTLLGGFHPQTQSLWLTDIAHHHLAIAFIFLIAGHMYRTNFGIGHSIKDLLETHIPPGGRLGRGHKGLYDTINNSLHFQLGLALASLGVITSLVAQHMYSLPAYAFIAQDFTTQAALYTHHQYIAGFIMTGAFAHGAIFFIRDYNPEQNEDNVLARMLDHKEAIISHLSWASLFLGFHTLGLYVHNDVMLAFGTPEKQILIEPIFAQWIQSAHGKTSYGFDVLLSSTNGPAFNAGRSIWLPGWLNAVNENSNSLFLTIGPGDFLVHHAIALGLHTTTLILVKGALDARGSKLMPDKKDFGYSFPCDGPGRGGTCDISAWDAFYLAVFWMLNTIGWVTFYWHWKHITLWQGNVSQFNESSTYLMGWLRDYLWLNSSQLINGYNPFGMNSLSVWAWMFLFGHLVWATGFMFLISWRGYWQELIETLAWAHERTPLANLIRWRDKPVALSIVQARLVGLAHFSVGYIFTYAAFLIASTSGKFG; this is encoded by the coding sequence ATGGCATTAAGATTTCCGAGGTTTAGCCAAGGCTTAGCTCAGGACCCCACTACTCGTCGTATTTGGTTTGGTATTGCTACCGCACATGACTTCGAGAGTCATGATGATATTACTGAGGAACGTCTTTATCAGAACATTTTTGCTTCTCACTTTGGGCAATTAGCAATAATCTTTCTGTGGACGTCCGGAAATCTCTTTCATGTAGCTTGGCAAGGAAATTTTGAGTCATGGATACAAGACCCTTTACATGTAAGACCTATTGCTCATGCAATTTGGGATCCTCATTTTGGTCAACCAGCTGTAGAAGCCTTTACTCGAGGAGGTGCTACCGGTCCAGTGAATATCGCTTATTCCGGCGTTTATCAGTGGTGGTATACAATCGGATTACGCACTAATGAAGATCTTTATACTGGAGctctttttctattatttctttctgctaTATCCTTAATAGCGGGTTGGTTACACTTACAACCAAAATGGAAACCAAGCGTTTCGTGGTTCAAAAATGCCGAATctcgtctaaatcatcatttgTCAGGACTTTTCGGAGTGAGTTCTTTGGCTTGGACAGGACATTTAGTTCATGTCGCTATTCCAGGATCCAGGGGACAGTACGTCAGATGGAATAATTTTTTAGATGTATTACCCTATCCTCAAGGGTTGGGACCACTTTTTACGGGTCAGTGGAATCTTTATGCCCAAAACCCTGATTCGAGTAGCCATTTATTTGGTACTTCCCAAGGAACAGGAACTGCCATTCTAACCCTTCTCGGTGGATTTCATCCACAAACGCAAAGTTtatggctgaccgatattgctcatcatcatttagctattgcatttattttcctgatcgctggtcatatgtatagaacTAACTTCGGGATTGGGCACAGTATCAAAGATCTTTTAGAAACACATATTCCTCCAGGGGGTCGATTAGGGCGTGGGCATAAGGGTCTTTATGACACAATCAATAATTCGCTTCATTTTCAATTAGGTCTTGCTCTAGCCTCTTTAGGGGTTATTACTTCCTTAGTAGCTCAACACATGTACTCTTTACCTGCTTATGCATTCATAGCACAAGACTTTACTACTCAAGCTGCGTTATATACTCatcaccaatacatcgcagggtttatCATGACAGGAGCCTTTGCTCATGGAGCTATATTCTTCATTAGAGATTACAATCCAGAACAGAATGAGGATAATGTATTGGCAAGAATGTTAGACCACAAAGAAGCTATCATATCTCATTTAAGTTGGGCCAGCCTGTTTCTTGGGTTCCATACCTTGGGCCTTTATGTTCATAACGATGTTATGCTCGCTTTTGGTACTCCGGaaaaacaaatcttgattgaacCTATATTTGCCCAATGGATACAATCCGCTCATGGTAAGACTTCATATGGGTTCGATGTACTCTTATCTTCAACGAATGGCCCAGCATTCAATGCAGGTCGAAGCATATGGTTACCGGGCTGGTTGAATGCTGTTAATGAGAATAGTAATTCACTCTTCTTAACAATAGGTCCTGGGGACTTCTTGGTTCATCATGCTATTGCTCTAGGTTTGCATACAACTACACTGATTTTAGTAAAAGGTGCTTTAGATGCACGTGGTTCCAAGTTAATGCCAGATAAAAAGGATTTCGGTTATAGTTTTCCTTGCGACGGCCCAGGACGCGGCGGTACTTGTGATATTTCTGCTTGGGACGCATTTTATTTGGCAGTTTTCTGGATGTTAAATACCATTGGGTGGGTTACTTTTTATTGGCATTGGAAACACATCACTTTATGGCAGGGTAACGTTTCACAATTTAATGAATCTTCCACTTATTTAATGGGATGGTTAAGAGATTATCTATGGTTAAACTCTTCACAACTTATCAATGGATATAATCCTTTTGGTATGAATAGTTTATCCGTATGGGCGTGGATGTTCTTATTTGGACATCTTGTTTGGGCTACTggatttatgtttttaatttcttGGCGCGGATATTGGCAGGAATTGATTGAAACTTTAGCATGGGCTCATGAACGCACACCTTTGGCTAATTTGATTCGATGGAGAGATAAGCCAGTGGCTCTTTCCATTGTGCAAGCAAGATTGGTTGGATTAGCCCACTTTTCCGTAGGCTATATATTCACTTATGCAGCTTTCTTGATTGCCTCTACATCAGGAAAATttggttaa
- the LOC135661958 gene encoding LOW QUALITY PROTEIN: photosystem II CP43 reaction center protein-like (The sequence of the model RefSeq protein was modified relative to this genomic sequence to represent the inferred CDS: deleted 1 base in 1 codon), translated as MTITLGKFTKEENDLFDIMDDWLRRDRFVFVGWSGLLLFPCAYFALGGWFTGTTFVTSWYTHGLASSYLEGCNFLTAAVSTPANSLAHSLLLLWGPEAQGDFTRWCQLGGLWTFVALHGAFALIGFMLRQFELARSVQLRPYNAIAFSAPIAVFVSVFLIYPLGQSGWFFAPSFGVAAIFRFILFFQGFHNWTLNPFHMMGVAGVLGAALLCAIHGATVENTLFEDGDGANTFRAFNPTQAEETYSMVTANRFWSQIFGVAFSNKRWLHFFMLFVPVTGLWMSAIGVVGLALNLRAYDFVSQEIRAAEDPEFETFYTKNILLNEGIRAWMAAQDQPHENLIFPEEVLPRGNLFNGTLALAGRDQETTGFAWWAGNARLINLSGKLLGAHVAHAGLIVFWAGAMNLFEVAHFVPEKPMYEQGLILLPHLATLGWGVGPGGEVMDTFPYFVSGVLHLISSAVLGFGGIYHALLGPETLEESFPFFGYVWKDRNKMTTILGIHLILLGLGAFLLVLKAVYFGGIYDTWAPGGGDVRKITNLTLSPSVIFGYLLKSPFGGEGWIVSVDDLEDIIGGHVWLGSICILGGIWHILTKPFAWARRAFVWSGEAYLSYSLGALSVFGFIACCFVWFNNTAYPSEFYGPTGPEASQAQAFTFLVRDQRLGANVGSAQGPTGLGKYLMRSPTGEIIFGGETMRFWDLRAPWLEPLRGPNGLDLSRLKKDIQPWQERRSAEYMTHAPLGSLNSVGGVATEINAVNYVSPRSWLATSHFVLGFFFFVGHLWHAGRARAAAAGFEKGIDRDLEPVLSMTPLS; from the exons ATGACTATAACCCTTGGTAAATTtaccaaagaagaaaatgatctaTTTGATATTATGGATGATTGGTTACGGAGGGACCGTTTCGTTTTTGTAGGTTGGTCCGGCCTATTGCTCTTTCCTTGTGCTTATTTCGCTTTAGGAGGTTGGTTTACAGGTACAACTTTTGTAACTTCATGGTATACCCATGGATTGGCGAGTTCCTATTTGGAAGGTTGCAATTTCTTAACCGCTGCAGTTTCCACTCCTGCGAATAGTTTAGCACATTCTTTGTTGCTACTATGGGGTCCTGAAGCACAAGGAGATTTTACTCGTTGGTGTCAATTAGGCGGTCTGTGGACTTTTGTTGCTCTCCATGGTGCTTTCGCACTAATAGGTTTCATGTTACGTCAATTCGAACTTGCTCGATCTGTTCAATTGCGACCTTATAATGCAATCGCATTCTCTGCTCCAATTGCTGTTTTTGTTTCAGTATTCTTGATTTATCCACTGGGTCAATCTGGTTGGTTCTTTGCACCTAGTTTTGGCGTAGCAGCCATATTTCgattcatcctcttcttccaagGGTTTCATAATTGGACGTTGAACCCATTTCATATGATGGGAGTTGCCGGAGTATTAGGCGCTGCTCTGCTATGCGCTATTCATGGTGCTACCGTAGAAAATACTTTATTCGAAGATGGTGACGGTGCAAATACATTTCGTGCTTTTAACCCAACTCAAGCCGAAGAGACTTATTCAATGGTCACTGCTAACCGTTTTTGGTCCCAAATCTTTGGGGTTGCTTTTTCCAATAAACGTTGGTTACATTTCTTTATGCTATTTGTACCCGTAACTGGTTTATGGATGAGTGCTATTGGGGTAGTCGGTCTGGCTCTGAATCTACGTGCCTATGACTTCGTTTCCCAAGAAATCCGTGCAGCGGAAGATCCTGAATTTGAGACTTTCTACAccaaaaatattctcttaaacgaaGGTATTCGTGCTTGGATGGCGGCTCAGGATCAGCCTCATGAAAACCTTATATTCCCTGAGGAGGTTCTACCACGTGGAAAC CTCTTTAATGGAACTTTAGCTTTAGCTGGTCGTGACCAAGAAACCACCGGTTTCGCTTGGTGGGCCGGGAATGCCAGACTTATAAATTTGTCCGGTAAACTACTTGGAGCTCACGTAGCCCATGCCGGATTAATCGTATTCTGGGCCGGGGCAATGAACCTATTTGAAGTGGCTCATTTCGTACCAGAGAAACCCATGTATGAACAAGGATTGATTTTACTTCCGCACCTAGCTACTCTAGGTTGGGGGGTAGGTCCGGGGGGAGAGGTTATGGACACCTTTCCATACTTTGTATCTGGAGTACTTCACTTAATTTCCTCTGCAGTCTTAGGCTTTGGTGGTATTTATCATGCGCTTCTTGGACCCGAGACTCTTGAAGAATCTTTTCCATTCTTCGGTTATGTATGGAAAGATAGAAATAAAATGACTACCATTTTGGGTATTCACTTAATTTTGTTAGGTCTAGGTGCTTTTCTTCTAGTACTCAAGGCTGTTTATTTTGGGGGCATATATGATACCTGGGCCCCTGGGGGGGGAGATGTAAGAAAAATTACCAACTTGACCCTTAGCCCAAGTGTCATATTTGGTTATTTACTAAAATCTCCTTTTGGGGGAGAAGGATGGATTGTTAGTGTGGACGATTTAGAAGATATAATTGGGGGACATGTATGGTTAGGTTCCATTTGTATACTTGGTGGAATTTGGCATATCTTAACCAAACCTTTTGCATGGGCTCGCCGTGCATTTGTATGGTCTGGAGAGGCTTACTTGTCTTATAGTTTAGGTGCTTTATCTGTCTTTGGTTTTATCGCTTGTTGTTTTGTCTGGTTTAATAATACCGCTTATCCTAGTGAGTTTTACGGACCTACCGGGCCAGAAGCTTCTCAAGCTCAAGCATTTACCTTTCTAGTCAGAGACCAACGTCTTGGAGCTAACGTGGGATCCGCTCAAGGACCTACTGGTTTAGGTAAATATCTAATGCGTTCCCCGACTGGAGAGATTATTTTTGGAGGAGAAACTATGCGTTTTTGGGATCTTCGTGCTCCCTGGTTAGAACCTCTAAGGGGTCCCAATGGTTTGGACTTGAGTAGGCTGAAAAAAGACATACAACCTTGGCAAGAACGACGTTCGGCAGAATATATGACTCATGCTCCTTTAGGTTCTTTAAATTCCGTGGGTGGCGTAGCTACCGAGATCAATGCAGTCAATTATGTCTCTCCTAGAAGTTGGTTGGCGACCTCCCATTTTGTTCTAGGATTCTTCTTTTTTGTGGGGCATTTGTGGCATGCGGGAAGGGCCCGTGCAGCTGCAGCAGGCTTTGAAAAAGGAATCGATCGTGATTTGGAACCTGTTCTTTCCATGACCCCTCTTAGTtga